Proteins co-encoded in one Opitutus terrae PB90-1 genomic window:
- a CDS encoding ABC transporter permease, with amino-acid sequence MKLRRRFSSSLRPLVTHRMRALLALSGVAVGVAAVIVSRAIGAGAEQQMRTTIERTGTNLLIIKPVPVKRLVSRPQIAGLATTLDLEDYAAFARLPLIAAVAPSVDRAMRAKVGAIAMRTTVRGTTPAYQSIRGYQLAAGRFIADEDERAARRVAVLGARVADELGHGVLLLGGEIRIAGVPFEIIGVLRAKGATVDGADQDNLIVVPLRTALRRMFNTTWLTAIYVSVAVPEQMDEAATELQALLRDRHRRDASQPDDFAIQNMAKTRVLQQELIAALSRYAGGLAAIALGVGGSGILGLMLLSVRERTSEIGLRIAVGAQPRDILIQFLIESAALAVAGWLAGAAVGGAAALVVALGTSWPMGIPTTSIVTSLAMAVSIGLGFGALPARNAARIPPIEALLTR; translated from the coding sequence ATGAAGCTGCGCCGGCGCTTCTCGTCTTCGTTGCGTCCGCTGGTGACGCACCGGATGCGCGCGTTGCTGGCGCTGTCCGGTGTGGCCGTCGGCGTCGCAGCGGTGATCGTGTCGCGGGCGATCGGCGCCGGCGCGGAGCAGCAGATGCGCACGACGATCGAGCGGACCGGCACGAATCTTCTCATCATCAAACCGGTGCCGGTGAAGCGCCTGGTGTCGCGTCCGCAGATCGCCGGGCTCGCCACCACGCTCGATCTCGAGGATTACGCCGCGTTCGCCCGACTCCCATTGATCGCCGCGGTGGCGCCGTCGGTGGACCGTGCGATGCGGGCGAAAGTGGGAGCGATCGCCATGCGCACGACGGTCCGCGGCACGACGCCGGCTTACCAGTCAATCCGCGGCTATCAGCTCGCGGCCGGCCGGTTCATCGCGGATGAGGATGAGCGCGCGGCCCGGCGCGTCGCGGTGCTGGGCGCGCGCGTCGCAGACGAGTTGGGTCACGGCGTGTTGCTGCTGGGCGGCGAAATCCGGATCGCGGGCGTGCCGTTCGAGATCATCGGCGTTCTACGGGCCAAGGGCGCAACCGTCGACGGCGCCGATCAGGATAATCTGATCGTCGTACCGCTGCGGACGGCCCTGCGCCGGATGTTCAACACGACGTGGCTCACGGCGATCTACGTCAGCGTGGCCGTTCCCGAGCAGATGGACGAAGCGGCGACCGAACTTCAGGCCTTGCTGCGTGATCGTCATCGGCGCGACGCATCGCAACCCGACGATTTCGCGATTCAGAACATGGCGAAAACGCGCGTGCTGCAGCAGGAGCTGATCGCGGCGCTGAGCCGCTACGCCGGCGGACTCGCGGCCATCGCCCTCGGTGTCGGCGGCAGCGGCATTCTCGGGTTGATGCTGCTGTCGGTCCGGGAACGCACGAGCGAGATCGGGCTGCGGATCGCCGTCGGCGCACAACCGCGCGACATCCTGATCCAGTTCCTGATCGAGTCCGCAGCGCTGGCGGTGGCGGGCTGGCTCGCGGGCGCGGCGGTGGGCGGAGCTGCGGCGCTCGTGGTCGCACTCGGCACGAGCTGGCCGATGGGCATCCCGACAACGTCGATCGTGACATCGCTGGCGATGGCGGTGAGCATCGGGCTTGGCTTCGGCGCGCTGCCTGCCCGCAACGCGGCGCGGATCCCGCCGATCGAAGCCTTGTTAACGCGATGA
- a CDS encoding ABC transporter permease, giving the protein MNTRLILHSVRALARYPLRSGFIMLSSLIGAAALTFVLSVGQGARAKMLSTVRQIFGDSSILVITGGHQLMGGPRPGAARLTLDDIDAVARGVPDVVAWDPQQVLYASVRRGAAASTVRVLGASERAEQVWSRRVTRGVHFDAAAVKRSDRVALVGETVIRDVFNNQDPIGAEIQIESAPFTVVGVLERFGTDLHGMDRDNEVVIPITTFMRRLANVDTILAAKLLVKDGTHVASTAKDVTQQLRARHGLAAGQPDDFNLLTPIEVQRMMAMMRRVVSLYLPLAASVVLLVGGLVAATLMLGAVNARVAEIGLRRAVGAQPRDISRQFLIETTVTVLGGGVAGIVLGLVVGQIVADHLKLESPFPWLAIALGLLLSTATGLLAGVLPARRAARLLPADALR; this is encoded by the coding sequence ATGAACACGCGGCTCATTCTTCACAGTGTGCGGGCGCTGGCGCGTTATCCATTGCGCAGCGGGTTCATCATGCTCTCGAGCCTGATCGGCGCCGCGGCGTTGACGTTCGTGCTCTCCGTCGGCCAGGGCGCGCGCGCGAAGATGCTCAGCACGGTGCGGCAGATCTTCGGCGACTCTTCGATCCTCGTCATCACCGGCGGTCACCAGCTCATGGGCGGTCCGCGGCCGGGCGCCGCGCGACTGACGCTCGACGACATCGACGCGGTCGCGCGGGGCGTTCCGGACGTCGTTGCGTGGGATCCCCAGCAGGTGCTCTACGCTTCGGTGCGCCGTGGCGCCGCGGCGAGCACGGTGCGCGTGCTGGGAGCGTCGGAGCGCGCGGAGCAAGTCTGGTCGCGCCGCGTGACGCGGGGCGTGCATTTCGATGCCGCGGCCGTGAAGCGTTCCGATCGCGTCGCGCTCGTGGGCGAGACGGTGATTCGAGATGTATTTAATAACCAGGACCCGATCGGTGCCGAAATTCAGATTGAGTCAGCGCCATTCACCGTCGTTGGCGTGCTCGAGCGGTTTGGCACCGATCTGCACGGGATGGATCGCGACAACGAGGTGGTGATTCCGATCACGACGTTCATGCGCCGGCTCGCCAACGTCGACACGATCCTTGCCGCCAAGCTGCTGGTGAAGGACGGCACCCACGTCGCGAGTACGGCGAAAGACGTCACGCAGCAGCTGCGCGCACGGCACGGACTCGCGGCCGGCCAGCCCGACGATTTCAATCTGCTCACCCCGATCGAAGTGCAGCGGATGATGGCCATGATGCGGCGTGTCGTGTCGCTCTACTTGCCCCTGGCGGCCAGTGTCGTGCTGCTCGTCGGCGGCTTGGTCGCGGCCACGTTGATGCTCGGTGCGGTGAACGCCCGGGTCGCGGAAATCGGACTGCGCCGGGCGGTCGGAGCCCAGCCGCGCGATATCAGCCGGCAGTTCCTGATCGAGACCACCGTGACGGTGCTCGGTGGGGGCGTCGCCGGCATCGTGCTCGGACTCGTCGTCGGCCAGATCGTGGCGGATCACCTCAAGCTCGAGAGTCCCTTCCCGTGGCTCGCGATCGCGCTGGGGCTGCTGCTGTCAACGGCCACCGGGCTGCTCGCGGGCGTGCTGCCGGCGCGCCGCGCGGCCCGGCTGCTGCCGGCGGACGCGTTGCGATGA
- a CDS encoding ABC transporter ATP-binding protein gives MIELTGIHRTYTRPTGESVAALADFSLRITRGELVAIIGASGSGKSTLMNILGLLDRPERGTYRFDGHDVADLDVAAQARFRNQHVGFVFQAFHLLPRTTALENVELPLLYSERASTDGLARRALEAVGLADRIEHTPSELSGGQQQRVAIARALVNEPELLLADEPTGNLDADSAREILDLFVALNRAGRTIVLVTHDPATAARAQRVVRLERGRLASDSVARVADPGSLSAVGRVADPAPASARPARTNPPASPPKRPTTEPAAEEEQR, from the coding sequence ATGATCGAACTGACAGGAATTCACCGCACCTACACCCGGCCGACGGGCGAGAGCGTCGCGGCTCTCGCGGACTTTTCACTCCGCATCACCCGCGGCGAACTCGTCGCGATCATCGGCGCGTCGGGTTCGGGCAAATCGACGCTGATGAACATCCTCGGACTACTCGACCGGCCCGAGCGCGGGACTTACCGGTTCGACGGCCATGACGTGGCGGATCTCGATGTGGCGGCGCAGGCGCGATTCCGAAACCAGCACGTGGGGTTTGTGTTTCAGGCCTTTCACCTGCTGCCGCGGACCACGGCGCTGGAGAATGTCGAACTGCCGCTGCTCTATTCAGAGCGCGCGTCAACCGACGGCCTGGCCCGGCGGGCGCTCGAGGCGGTTGGACTGGCGGACCGGATCGAGCACACGCCGTCGGAGCTGTCGGGCGGACAACAGCAGCGCGTCGCGATCGCCCGCGCGCTGGTGAACGAGCCCGAGTTGCTTCTCGCCGACGAGCCGACTGGCAACCTCGATGCCGATTCCGCCCGTGAGATCCTCGATCTTTTCGTGGCGCTGAATCGCGCTGGCCGCACGATCGTGCTCGTCACGCACGATCCCGCAACCGCGGCGCGGGCGCAGCGGGTGGTGCGCCTCGAGCGCGGCCGGCTGGCATCCGACAGTGTCGCCCGGGTCGCCGACCCCGGGTCGCTTTCAGCTGTAGGCCGGGTCGCTGACCCGGCACCGGCCTCAGCGAGGCCAGCGAGAACCAACCCACCCGCCTCACCACCGAAGCGGCCTACAACCGAACCGGCGGCGGAGGAGGAACAGCGATGA
- a CDS encoding efflux RND transporter periplasmic adaptor subunit, translated as MKRPALKVLVIAGVAIAAGLGAHAWWPRTAAADATVETVHVSRRDVGTVVKATGVIKPRVGAEVRVGSRTSGVVNRLHVRVGDAVKPGELLAEIDDRDLAARREQSAAELQRALAELRFAESEWQRRRELGRSGVITASELDLAERAAVVAAQQVAVARANLTYATTQLDYARITAPIGGVVASVATQEGETVAASFSAPTFVTLIDLTRLEVWAYVDETDIGRIELGQPARFTVDTYGEEEFEGVVTAIYPKAEIRDNVVNYITVVRFEQPRDRVLRPEMTTTVRIAIELHAAVPSLPAGAVRSENGRAYVLVREGGAVARRWISVGARDPAAWEITSGLRDGDEVLVGDIPLKGEPGS; from the coding sequence TTGAAAAGACCGGCGCTCAAGGTGCTCGTCATCGCGGGCGTGGCGATCGCGGCAGGGCTTGGCGCGCACGCGTGGTGGCCGCGCACTGCCGCGGCGGATGCGACTGTGGAGACCGTTCATGTCAGCCGCCGGGATGTGGGCACGGTCGTGAAGGCCACCGGCGTCATCAAACCGCGCGTCGGCGCGGAGGTCCGGGTCGGCTCGCGCACGTCGGGCGTTGTCAACCGGCTGCACGTGAGGGTGGGCGACGCAGTCAAGCCCGGCGAATTGCTCGCCGAGATCGACGACCGCGATCTCGCGGCGCGCCGGGAGCAGAGCGCGGCCGAGCTGCAGCGTGCGCTGGCCGAGTTGCGCTTCGCCGAGAGCGAGTGGCAGCGCCGGCGCGAGCTCGGCCGGTCCGGTGTCATTACGGCGAGCGAACTCGATCTGGCGGAACGCGCCGCGGTGGTCGCGGCGCAGCAGGTGGCGGTCGCGCGCGCGAACCTGACGTATGCGACGACGCAGCTCGATTACGCGCGGATCACCGCGCCGATCGGCGGTGTGGTGGCGTCCGTGGCGACGCAGGAAGGCGAGACGGTCGCCGCCAGTTTCTCGGCGCCAACATTCGTGACGCTGATCGACCTCACGCGACTCGAGGTCTGGGCCTATGTCGACGAGACCGACATCGGACGGATCGAGCTCGGCCAGCCGGCGCGGTTCACCGTCGATACCTACGGCGAGGAGGAATTCGAGGGCGTTGTCACCGCCATCTATCCCAAGGCCGAGATTCGGGACAACGTGGTGAACTACATCACCGTCGTCCGGTTCGAGCAGCCGCGCGACCGCGTGCTCCGGCCCGAGATGACCACGACCGTCCGGATCGCGATCGAGCTCCATGCGGCTGTGCCGAGCCTGCCGGCCGGTGCCGTGCGCTCGGAGAATGGCCGTGCTTACGTGCTGGTGCGCGAGGGCGGGGCGGTCGCGCGGCGCTGGATCAGCGTGGGGGCTCGCGATCCTGCGGCGTGGGAAATCACGAGCGGACTGCGCGACGGCGACGAGGTGCTCGTGGGCGACATCCCTTTGAAAGGAGAACCAGGATCATGA